The proteins below come from a single Paroceanicella profunda genomic window:
- a CDS encoding ABC transporter ATP-binding protein yields MTDLLTVEGLSVRFAGLTALDAVSFRLSEGQVRAVIGPNGAGKTTLFNAISGYVRPSAGRVLLRGQDVAGDSPHAIAGHGIRRTFQNGGLFPALTVLENVLTGLTTETPGSFLDLLFGRRRALEAERAAIAKARALLELMSMGHMADARAGSLSGGQQRIVEIIRTVASEPPVLLLDEPAVGLSPVARAQMMEIIARLTGEKGVAVLLIEHAVELVMASADRILVMAAGKRIAEGTPDEIRADRAVLEAYLGHA; encoded by the coding sequence ATGACCGACCTTCTGACAGTCGAGGGCCTGAGCGTGCGCTTCGCCGGCCTCACCGCGCTCGACGCCGTGTCCTTCCGCCTCAGCGAGGGCCAGGTGCGCGCGGTGATCGGGCCGAACGGCGCGGGCAAGACCACGCTGTTCAACGCCATCTCCGGCTACGTGCGCCCCTCCGCCGGCCGGGTGCTGCTGCGCGGGCAGGACGTGGCGGGCGACAGCCCGCATGCCATCGCCGGCCACGGCATCCGCCGCACCTTCCAGAACGGCGGACTGTTCCCCGCGCTCACCGTGCTGGAGAACGTGCTCACCGGGCTCACCACCGAAACCCCGGGCAGTTTCCTCGACCTGCTCTTCGGCCGGCGCCGGGCGCTGGAGGCGGAGCGCGCCGCCATCGCGAAGGCCCGCGCCCTGCTGGAGCTGATGAGCATGGGCCACATGGCCGATGCAAGGGCCGGCTCGCTCTCCGGCGGGCAGCAGCGCATCGTGGAGATCATCCGCACCGTGGCGAGCGAGCCGCCGGTGCTGCTGCTCGACGAGCCGGCGGTGGGGCTCTCGCCCGTCGCCCGCGCCCAGATGATGGAGATCATCGCCCGACTCACGGGCGAGAAGGGCGTTGCCGTGCTGCTCATCGAGCACGCGGTGGAGCTGGTGATGGCCTCGGCCGACCGCATCCTGGTGATGGCGGCCGGCAAGCGCATCGCCGAGGGCACGCCCGACGAAATCCGCGCCGACCGCGCCGTGCTGGAGGCCTATCTCGGACATGCCTGA
- a CDS encoding dipeptidase, with product MTATSLHDDLVVFDGLIISRWGPDIFAAMREGGLTAANCTCSVWENFRDTMLNIGRWNRDFAAHADKIVKARSVADIRRAKAEGRTAIVLGFQNTSAFEDRVEFVELFKEQGVGIVQMTYNTQNLVGSGCYESTDSGLSDFGHDIVAEMNRVGMLCDLSHVGPKTSHDVILASKKPVAYSHCLPAGLKAHPRNKTDEQLRFIAEHEGFVGVTMFPPFLAAGNAATIDDYVAAIDYISNLVGEESVGFGTDFTQGYGTPFFEYLNRDKGDGRQLTEFWQVEFPEGLKTIADYPNMTAAMQRAGWSDSRIARVMGENWLSLLDRVW from the coding sequence ATGACCGCAACCAGCCTGCACGACGATCTCGTGGTCTTCGACGGCCTCATCATCTCCCGCTGGGGCCCCGACATCTTCGCCGCCATGCGCGAGGGCGGCCTCACGGCGGCCAACTGCACCTGCTCGGTGTGGGAGAACTTCCGCGACACCATGCTGAACATCGGCCGCTGGAACCGCGATTTCGCCGCCCATGCCGACAAGATCGTGAAGGCGCGCAGCGTGGCCGACATCCGCCGCGCCAAGGCGGAGGGGCGTACCGCCATCGTGCTGGGCTTCCAGAACACCTCCGCCTTCGAGGACCGGGTGGAGTTCGTGGAGCTGTTCAAGGAGCAGGGCGTGGGCATCGTGCAGATGACCTACAACACCCAGAACCTCGTGGGCTCAGGCTGCTACGAGAGCACCGACAGCGGCCTCTCGGACTTCGGCCATGACATCGTGGCGGAGATGAACCGCGTCGGCATGCTGTGCGACCTCTCCCACGTGGGGCCGAAGACCTCGCATGACGTGATCCTCGCCTCGAAGAAGCCGGTGGCCTATTCCCATTGCCTGCCCGCCGGGCTGAAGGCCCACCCGCGCAACAAGACCGACGAGCAGCTGCGCTTCATCGCCGAGCACGAGGGCTTCGTGGGCGTGACCATGTTCCCGCCCTTCCTCGCCGCCGGCAACGCCGCGACCATCGACGATTACGTGGCCGCCATCGACTATATCTCGAACCTGGTGGGCGAGGAGAGCGTGGGCTTCGGCACCGACTTCACCCAGGGCTACGGCACGCCCTTCTTCGAATACCTCAACCGCGACAAGGGGGACGGCCGCCAGCTCACCGAGTTCTGGCAGGTAGAATTCCCCGAAGGCCTGAAGACCATCGCCGACTATCCCAACATGACCGCCGCCATGCAGCGCGCCGGCTGGAGTGATTCGCGCATCGCCCGGGTGATGGGCGAGAACTGGCTCTCCCTGCTCGACCGCGTGTGGTGA
- a CDS encoding ABC transporter ATP-binding protein — MPDTLLTIRDLHVAYGPKPILRGAGFDVRRGECLTLLGANGSGKSTAMNAICGFVRPSAGSVSLEGTELAGRPAHAVFAQGVAQVSQARDLFPDLTVEDNLRLGAMRRGGRESGETLAHVYARFPRLKERRAQAARTLSGGEQQMVAIGRAMMSRPRLLLLDEPSGGLSPQFCEEIARIIEQLKADGVTLLMVEQNLNLAFRAADRFIVLRDGRVVDGGDVAAMAGDHDAIVRNIYL, encoded by the coding sequence ATGCCTGACACACTCCTCACCATCCGCGACCTGCACGTGGCCTACGGGCCCAAGCCCATCCTGCGGGGCGCGGGCTTCGACGTGCGCCGCGGCGAATGCCTCACCCTGCTGGGGGCGAACGGCTCCGGCAAATCCACCGCGATGAACGCCATCTGCGGCTTCGTGCGCCCCTCCGCGGGCTCGGTCTCGCTGGAGGGCACCGAGCTTGCCGGCCGCCCGGCCCATGCCGTCTTCGCGCAAGGCGTGGCCCAGGTGAGCCAGGCGCGCGACCTCTTCCCCGACCTCACGGTGGAGGACAACCTGCGCCTCGGCGCCATGCGCCGCGGAGGGCGGGAGAGCGGCGAGACCCTCGCCCATGTCTACGCCCGCTTCCCCCGCCTGAAGGAGCGCCGGGCCCAGGCCGCGCGCACCCTCTCGGGCGGCGAGCAGCAGATGGTGGCCATCGGCCGGGCGATGATGTCGCGCCCGCGGCTCCTGCTGCTCGACGAGCCCTCGGGCGGCCTCTCCCCGCAGTTCTGCGAGGAGATCGCCCGCATCATCGAGCAGCTCAAGGCCGATGGCGTGACCCTGCTGATGGTCGAGCAGAACCTGAACCTCGCCTTCCGCGCCGCCGACCGCTTCATCGTGCTGCGCGACGGGCGCGTCGTCGACGGCGGCGACGTGGCGGCCATGGCCGGCGACCACGATGCCATCGTGCGCAACATCTACCTGTGA
- a CDS encoding putative bifunctional diguanylate cyclase/phosphodiesterase produces MPREHAPRPAAPPGLTGLFDDHSAHLPEQDAPERVIRLAQLALDVPFACLARCEPDGSAPRVLLRTGLPDEGMPEAGTLGVLARAGGACALPAGVDSGLAFVAGAPVRDVAGRLLGCLCVAGPGVRPALPASHLALLTELAALSAEGLSKLTADAPRAVPGDAVLCADAANRILDWNAAAERMFGYTAAEALGQPLDLIIPPRLQERHRHGLDRSADSAAPRHYPPLQTLARHRDGRELPIEITISSWETAGLRLFGALIRELHTSDCESPSPGRDTLTGLEDRAALRARLGRAGEAGRPALMLLVDIDGFKDVNTMRGHRVGDHVLRVVARRLLEQVGGQGSVSRLGSDEFAICLEGGEADLRTAAALADTLIAAVRAPIPCGEAVLHVGANVGIAATVPGSLPDPDVVIGNADLALLRAKASGANIARVFTEDLRQTARRRSAISSGLRRAWERGEFELFYQPQVRLRDGEITGAEALIRWNHPEQGLLSPAAFIAVLEADSLAIPVGEWVLRTACGQAATWRAATGRNLRIGVNVFASQFNARGFVATVDRALSDSGLPPEALELEITEKVMLHSDAALTAPLQYLRTRGVGIAFDDFGTGFASFSMLKHYPASRLKIDRSFVGSGESPHDLAIIEAVTRLAAGFNLGVIAEGVETAEQAGRMRRQACEEGQGFLFGQPMPAAAFAALLEMPGRGPGGTRH; encoded by the coding sequence ATGCCCCGAGAGCACGCACCCCGCCCGGCAGCACCGCCCGGCCTGACAGGGCTCTTTGACGACCATTCGGCACATCTGCCCGAGCAGGACGCCCCGGAACGGGTGATCCGCCTCGCACAGCTCGCCCTCGACGTGCCCTTCGCCTGTCTCGCGCGCTGCGAACCGGATGGCAGCGCTCCGCGCGTGCTGCTGCGCACCGGCCTGCCGGACGAGGGCATGCCCGAGGCCGGAACCCTGGGCGTGCTGGCGCGGGCGGGCGGGGCCTGCGCCCTGCCGGCCGGAGTGGATTCGGGCCTCGCCTTCGTGGCCGGAGCCCCGGTGCGCGATGTCGCGGGGCGGCTGCTGGGGTGCCTCTGTGTCGCGGGCCCCGGCGTGCGCCCCGCGCTTCCCGCCTCCCATCTCGCGCTGCTCACGGAACTGGCGGCCCTTTCCGCCGAGGGTCTCTCCAAGCTCACCGCCGATGCGCCGCGCGCCGTGCCCGGGGATGCCGTGCTCTGTGCCGATGCCGCGAACCGCATCCTGGACTGGAACGCCGCCGCCGAGCGCATGTTCGGCTACACCGCCGCCGAGGCGCTCGGCCAGCCGCTGGACCTGATCATCCCGCCGCGCCTGCAGGAACGCCACCGCCACGGGCTGGACCGCAGCGCGGACAGCGCGGCCCCCCGCCACTACCCGCCGCTGCAGACCCTGGCGCGCCACCGCGACGGCCGGGAGCTGCCCATCGAGATCACGATCTCGAGCTGGGAGACCGCCGGCCTGCGCCTGTTCGGCGCGCTGATCCGCGAATTGCACACCTCCGATTGCGAAAGCCCCTCGCCGGGGCGTGACACGCTCACCGGCCTGGAGGACCGCGCCGCGCTGCGCGCCCGGCTGGGCCGCGCCGGGGAGGCCGGGCGCCCGGCGCTCATGCTGCTGGTCGACATCGACGGCTTCAAGGACGTGAACACCATGCGCGGGCACCGGGTGGGCGACCACGTGCTGCGCGTGGTGGCACGGCGCCTGCTGGAGCAGGTGGGCGGGCAGGGCAGCGTGTCACGGCTGGGAAGCGACGAATTCGCCATCTGCCTGGAGGGGGGCGAAGCCGACCTGCGCACCGCCGCCGCCCTCGCCGACACGCTGATTGCCGCGGTGCGCGCGCCGATCCCCTGCGGTGAGGCGGTCCTGCACGTAGGCGCCAACGTCGGCATCGCCGCCACCGTGCCCGGCAGCCTGCCGGACCCGGATGTGGTGATCGGCAATGCCGATCTCGCGCTGCTGCGCGCCAAGGCCAGCGGCGCGAACATCGCCCGCGTCTTCACCGAGGACCTGCGCCAGACCGCGCGGCGGCGCAGTGCCATCAGTTCCGGCCTGCGCCGGGCCTGGGAACGGGGCGAGTTCGAGCTGTTCTACCAGCCCCAGGTGCGGCTGCGCGACGGCGAGATCACCGGCGCGGAGGCGCTCATCCGCTGGAACCACCCGGAGCAGGGCCTGCTTTCCCCCGCTGCCTTCATCGCGGTGCTGGAGGCGGATTCGCTGGCCATTCCCGTGGGGGAATGGGTGCTGCGCACCGCCTGCGGCCAGGCCGCCACCTGGCGCGCGGCGACCGGGCGCAACCTGCGGATCGGGGTGAACGTGTTCGCCAGCCAGTTCAACGCCCGCGGCTTCGTGGCCACGGTGGACCGGGCCCTCTCCGACAGCGGCCTGCCGCCGGAGGCGCTGGAACTGGAGATCACCGAGAAGGTGATGCTGCACAGTGACGCCGCCCTCACCGCGCCGCTGCAATACCTGCGCACCCGGGGCGTGGGCATCGCCTTCGACGATTTCGGCACCGGCTTTGCCTCGTTCAGCATGCTCAAGCACTACCCCGCCAGCCGCCTGAAGATCGACCGGTCCTTCGTGGGCTCCGGAGAGTCCCCCCATGATCTCGCGATCATCGAGGCGGTCACCCGCCTTGCCGCGGGGTTCAACCTCGGGGTCATCGCCGAGGGGGTGGAGACCGCCGAGCAGGCCGGGCGCATGCGCCGGCAGGCCTGCGAGGAGGGGCAGGGGTTTCTCTTCGGCCAGCCCATGCCGGCCGCGGCCTTCGCCGCCCTGCTGGAGATGCCGGGGCGCGGGCCGGGCGGCACCCGCCACTGA
- a CDS encoding branched-chain amino acid ABC transporter permease: MSISPATLRLRTALFWALPVLACALPLATNPYTQFVLNSMLISTLLTLGFNMVIGSLGQLAFANVAFFGLGAYASVIAMNALGLPWLATIPLSGLVGAAGGFLASAVALRGIRLYYLAIVTLAFGELLRWLYIHADGLTGGTDGLALPRETFLGFRLGDDTAQFYVFLAVTVVLVKGTLNLLRSRLGRSIIAVRENEIATASLGIPTARVIVTAFMWSGFLVGVAGALFAAHIGRVFPESFGLTQLIVGFAMVLVGGTGSVLGSVLGAVLLTALPEYVRAFPGMEEIFFGLVVIVVLLCLPQGLASLLRRLSPVFLERHFRE; encoded by the coding sequence ATGAGCATCTCGCCCGCCACCCTGCGCCTGCGCACCGCGCTCTTCTGGGCCCTCCCGGTGCTGGCCTGCGCCTTGCCGCTGGCCACGAACCCCTACACCCAGTTCGTGCTCAACAGCATGCTGATCTCCACGCTGCTCACGCTGGGCTTCAACATGGTGATCGGCAGCCTCGGCCAGCTCGCCTTCGCCAACGTGGCCTTCTTCGGCCTCGGCGCCTACGCGAGCGTGATCGCGATGAACGCCCTCGGCCTGCCCTGGCTCGCCACCATCCCGCTTTCCGGCCTCGTGGGCGCGGCGGGGGGCTTTCTCGCCTCCGCCGTGGCGCTGCGCGGCATCCGGCTCTACTACCTCGCCATCGTCACGCTGGCCTTCGGCGAGCTGTTGCGCTGGCTCTACATCCACGCCGACGGGCTCACGGGCGGCACCGACGGGCTCGCCCTGCCGCGCGAGACCTTCCTGGGCTTCCGGCTGGGCGATGACACGGCGCAGTTCTACGTGTTCCTCGCCGTCACGGTGGTGCTGGTGAAGGGCACGCTGAACCTGCTGCGCTCGCGGCTCGGCCGCTCCATCATCGCGGTGCGCGAGAACGAGATCGCCACTGCCTCGCTCGGCATCCCCACCGCGCGGGTGATCGTGACCGCCTTCATGTGGTCGGGCTTCCTCGTGGGGGTGGCAGGCGCGCTCTTTGCCGCGCATATCGGCCGGGTGTTTCCGGAGAGCTTCGGCCTCACCCAGCTCATCGTGGGCTTTGCCATGGTGCTGGTGGGGGGCACGGGCTCGGTGCTGGGCTCGGTGCTCGGGGCGGTGCTGCTCACCGCGCTGCCCGAATACGTGCGCGCCTTTCCGGGGATGGAGGAGATCTTCTTCGGCCTCGTGGTGATCGTGGTGCTGCTGTGCCTGCCGCAGGGGCTGGCGAGCCTGCTGCGCCGCCTCTCGCCCGTGTTCCTCGAGCGCCATTTCCGGGAGTGA